Proteins co-encoded in one Flavobacterium sp. M31R6 genomic window:
- a CDS encoding sugar porter family MFS transporter produces MNNVQKWSITVAVAGFLFGFDTVVISGANLPIKELWHTTPLFHGLFIMSMALWGTVLGALFGAIPCDKWGRKKTLLWIGILFLVSALGSALAPNPYVFSFFRFIGGIGVGASSVAAPIYISEISSAKNRGKLVALFQFNIVFGILIAFFSNYLFEGFGGANDWRWMIGIVALPALIYSVIVFQIPDSPRWLILNKKDDATGLKVLEMIYAKEEALENFNEIKKDVVDSTEKENLFTQKYKWPIVLAFLIAFFNQLSGINFILYYAPEILEMAGLGSKESLMNSILIGIVNLIFTIIGMRLIDILGRKLLMTIGSIGYILSLCIIAWAFKANAGPVILLTSILVFIASHAIGQGAVIWVFISEIFPNTVRARGQSFGTSIHWIFAALITLLGPVVIDLFHENPWPIFAFFAFMMVLQLVFVLFMMPETKGLSLEELELKMITE; encoded by the coding sequence ATGAATAACGTACAAAAATGGTCCATAACGGTAGCGGTCGCTGGGTTTCTATTTGGTTTTGACACTGTAGTAATATCAGGAGCCAACTTACCCATCAAGGAATTATGGCACACAACTCCCCTATTCCATGGATTATTCATTATGTCCATGGCATTATGGGGAACCGTTTTGGGAGCATTGTTTGGTGCGATTCCCTGTGACAAATGGGGAAGAAAAAAAACCTTGTTATGGATTGGAATCCTGTTTTTAGTATCAGCTTTAGGATCGGCTTTAGCTCCCAATCCGTATGTTTTTTCTTTTTTTAGATTTATAGGAGGAATCGGAGTTGGAGCTTCTTCGGTAGCCGCGCCTATTTATATCTCCGAAATTTCAAGTGCCAAAAACAGAGGAAAACTAGTTGCTCTTTTTCAATTCAATATTGTGTTTGGAATCCTGATTGCCTTTTTTTCCAATTATTTATTTGAAGGTTTTGGAGGTGCAAATGACTGGCGATGGATGATTGGGATTGTCGCTTTACCAGCATTAATCTATAGTGTCATCGTTTTTCAAATTCCAGATAGTCCCCGTTGGTTGATACTAAACAAGAAAGATGACGCTACAGGATTGAAAGTCCTTGAAATGATTTATGCTAAAGAAGAAGCTTTGGAAAATTTTAATGAAATCAAAAAAGATGTGGTTGACTCCACCGAAAAAGAAAATTTATTTACCCAAAAATACAAATGGCCAATCGTCTTGGCTTTCTTAATTGCTTTTTTTAACCAACTGTCCGGAATTAATTTTATTTTATACTACGCACCGGAAATACTGGAAATGGCAGGATTAGGCTCGAAAGAATCTTTGATGAACTCGATACTAATTGGTATTGTCAATTTAATTTTTACCATTATTGGCATGCGATTAATTGACATTTTGGGTAGAAAATTATTAATGACAATTGGCAGTATTGGTTATATTTTGAGCTTATGCATAATTGCTTGGGCTTTCAAAGCTAATGCAGGACCTGTCATTTTATTAACATCCATTCTTGTTTTTATCGCTTCGCATGCAATTGGTCAAGGAGCTGTAATTTGGGTTTTTATATCCGAAATATTTCCAAATACCGTTCGTGCTCGCGGGCAATCTTTCGGCACCAGTATTCATTGGATTTTTGCTGCATTAATTACTTTACTTGGCCCAGTGGTTATTGATTTATTTCACGAAAATCCTTGGCCTATTTTTGCGTTTTTTGCTTTTATGATGGTATTGCAATTGGTATTCGTTTTGTTTATGATGCCCGAAACCAAAGGATTATCACTTGAAGAATTAGAACTAAAAATGATAACCGAATGA
- a CDS encoding glycoside hydrolase family 65 protein — MISKVKGLFFILMVGSAMFGQEKSDEWHLYANSRENYFGVAMANGKIGIVTDDTPLKTKEIILNGVYDSSPENGISRIVRGIEFLNLHLSIDAQEVKSDNISNWSQIVNMKEGTSTTSFSFKDFATINYTIFANRAVPYSAMAIVTIIPKKDIEIVANNYMTVPDELKEAESQYRVLKDNQYLMPVFGTTAKTLTGKYTVSAATTFLFDGETEVLKQTGNEVGFSKKLLKGKQYRFAIAGGICTSKDFNDPLNESERQPIYALQQGIDNLLNRHKQAWAELWNTGDIQIEGDLDAQQRVRFALFNLYSYNRPETRESIAPMGLSSQGYNGHIFWDSELWMYPTLLALQPDMAKSCLDYRFDRLEKAKQKATIYGYKGAMYPWESDDTGEEATPTWALTGIFEQHITADVAIAFWNYYSYTQDKTWLKENYKVLKETADFWVSRVIKNGDGSYSILNVVGADEYAQHVDDNAFTNASTIEALKNTIKAATILNEPINPMWLDVSNKLIIHSENGITQNYKGYKGQMIKQADVNLLAYPLHVITDRKQIEKDLEYYTEKIDKKDGPAMASGVLSVLYARLGDKDKAYAYFVKSYLPNSRPPFGVFSESANSNNPYFATGAGAMLQAVIYGFGGVEQTDKGLKYNKGLLPKQWKSLTIKGIGPDNSIITIK; from the coding sequence ATGATTTCAAAAGTAAAAGGGTTGTTTTTCATACTCATGGTTGGATCAGCGATGTTTGGTCAGGAAAAATCCGATGAGTGGCATTTGTATGCTAATTCTAGAGAAAATTATTTTGGGGTGGCTATGGCCAATGGTAAAATTGGTATTGTAACTGATGATACCCCTCTAAAAACCAAGGAAATTATTCTGAATGGTGTTTATGATAGCAGTCCTGAAAACGGAATCAGTAGAATAGTGCGCGGTATAGAGTTTTTGAATCTCCATTTGAGTATTGATGCACAGGAAGTCAAATCAGATAATATTTCCAATTGGAGCCAGATTGTCAATATGAAAGAAGGAACAAGCACCACTTCATTTTCGTTTAAAGATTTTGCTACTATCAATTATACAATTTTTGCAAATAGAGCTGTGCCTTATTCGGCTATGGCGATTGTTACTATTATTCCCAAAAAAGACATTGAAATTGTGGCTAATAATTACATGACGGTACCTGATGAACTAAAGGAAGCAGAAAGTCAGTATCGAGTGTTAAAAGACAATCAGTATTTGATGCCTGTTTTTGGGACAACTGCAAAAACATTGACTGGTAAATATACAGTTTCGGCTGCCACGACTTTTTTGTTTGATGGCGAAACTGAAGTCTTGAAGCAAACAGGAAACGAAGTAGGCTTTTCGAAAAAGTTACTGAAAGGAAAGCAATATAGATTTGCAATTGCAGGAGGAATCTGCACTTCCAAGGATTTTAATGATCCATTGAATGAATCCGAAAGACAACCTATTTATGCCTTGCAACAGGGAATTGATAATTTACTGAATCGTCATAAACAGGCCTGGGCCGAATTGTGGAATACAGGGGATATTCAAATAGAAGGGGATTTGGATGCGCAACAGCGTGTTCGTTTTGCATTATTTAATTTGTATTCCTACAACCGTCCTGAAACCAGAGAAAGTATTGCTCCTATGGGATTGTCTTCACAAGGATATAATGGGCATATTTTTTGGGATAGTGAACTTTGGATGTATCCGACACTTTTGGCATTACAACCGGATATGGCCAAATCATGTTTGGACTATCGTTTCGATCGCTTGGAAAAAGCCAAACAAAAAGCCACTATTTATGGGTACAAAGGTGCAATGTATCCTTGGGAGTCGGATGATACAGGCGAAGAAGCCACACCAACTTGGGCTTTGACAGGAATTTTTGAGCAACATATTACTGCTGATGTGGCTATTGCTTTTTGGAATTATTACTCATACACTCAAGATAAAACTTGGCTAAAAGAAAACTACAAAGTGCTTAAGGAAACCGCCGATTTTTGGGTAAGTCGCGTAATCAAAAATGGAGATGGTAGTTATTCTATTCTAAATGTCGTTGGAGCTGACGAGTATGCACAGCATGTAGATGATAATGCATTTACTAATGCTTCGACTATAGAAGCTTTGAAAAACACAATTAAGGCGGCAACCATTTTGAATGAGCCTATAAATCCAATGTGGCTGGATGTTTCGAATAAATTAATTATTCATTCTGAAAATGGAATTACCCAAAACTACAAAGGATACAAAGGGCAAATGATCAAACAAGCTGATGTGAATTTATTGGCATATCCACTACATGTTATCACAGATAGAAAACAAATCGAAAAAGACTTAGAGTATTACACTGAAAAAATTGATAAAAAAGATGGACCCGCTATGGCTTCGGGAGTATTATCTGTTTTGTATGCTAGATTAGGCGACAAGGACAAAGCGTATGCTTATTTTGTAAAATCGTATTTGCCTAATAGTCGTCCGCCATTTGGAGTGTTTTCGGAATCGGCTAATAGTAATAATCCTTATTTTGCAACTGGTGCGGGCGCAATGCTTCAGGCGGTTATTTATGGTTTTGGAGGTGTGGAGCAAACGGATAAAGGATTGAAGTACAATAAAGGGCTTTTGCCTAAACAATGGAAATCTTTAACGATAAAAGGAATTGGTCCTGACAATAGTATAATTACAATAAAATAA
- a CDS encoding alpha-glucosidase: protein MKKNITISLVLITLINIFCNTMTAQEKKAPIDRKWWKEAVVYQIYPRSFKDSDGDGVGDLKGIISKLDYLKSLGVDIIWLNPIYSSPNADNGYDISDYQNIMKEFGTMQDFDALLKGMHERGIKLVMDLVVNHSSDEHKWFQESRKSRDNPYRDYYHWWPAEKGKPAFRPGAFEADGSGWRYDKTTDSYYLHYFNFKQPDLNWENPKVRQEIYSMMRWWLDKGIDGFRMDVIPFISKDPSFPVITQAELDKNYHGRWDVYMGSGPHLHEYLQEMNREVLSKYDCMSLAEGAGMLTSTALNFVDADRKELNMGYHFEGTNLGYVPGYFKKAGPYSLVDFKKIYSDWDAVYQTKGWGTIYLGNHDQPRMATRWGNDSPEFHDYSSKLLTTFLLSMRGTPYYYNGDEIGMVNAKFDKIEDYRDIEVFAEYEKVKNAGGDLKQFIEDQKTGGARDNGRTPFQWNASANGGFTTGTPWIKVNDNHITLNAEAQDKDPNSVLNYFRKMVKLRKNNPVLVYGKYTLLDKDNPNVYAYTRELDGKKVLVLLNFSAKNASANTGINISKAKVLINNYATPSKTGELRPYEAILYQL, encoded by the coding sequence ATGAAAAAGAACATCACAATTTCGCTCGTATTAATTACACTAATTAATATCTTTTGCAATACTATGACAGCTCAAGAAAAAAAAGCTCCTATTGACAGAAAATGGTGGAAAGAAGCGGTCGTTTACCAGATTTACCCGCGCAGTTTCAAAGACTCTGATGGTGACGGCGTAGGCGATTTGAAAGGAATTATTTCCAAACTGGACTACTTAAAAAGTTTGGGTGTCGATATCATTTGGCTGAATCCAATTTACAGTTCTCCAAATGCAGATAACGGTTATGATATTTCCGATTATCAAAATATTATGAAAGAATTTGGCACAATGCAGGATTTTGATGCTTTGTTAAAAGGAATGCATGAACGAGGCATCAAATTAGTCATGGATTTAGTTGTAAATCACAGTAGTGACGAACACAAATGGTTCCAAGAAAGCCGTAAATCTCGTGACAATCCATACCGAGATTACTACCATTGGTGGCCGGCAGAAAAAGGAAAACCAGCGTTTCGCCCAGGAGCTTTTGAAGCCGATGGAAGTGGTTGGAGATATGACAAAACCACCGACTCTTATTACCTTCATTATTTCAATTTCAAACAACCCGATTTGAATTGGGAAAATCCAAAAGTAAGACAAGAAATCTACAGTATGATGCGTTGGTGGCTGGACAAAGGTATTGATGGATTTAGAATGGATGTGATTCCTTTTATTTCCAAAGATCCAAGTTTTCCAGTAATCACTCAAGCAGAATTAGACAAAAACTATCATGGCCGTTGGGACGTTTATATGGGAAGCGGGCCGCATTTACACGAATACCTTCAAGAAATGAATCGTGAAGTTTTGAGTAAATACGATTGCATGTCATTGGCCGAAGGTGCCGGAATGCTAACATCAACAGCGTTGAATTTTGTGGATGCCGACAGAAAAGAATTGAATATGGGTTACCATTTTGAAGGAACCAATTTAGGTTACGTTCCTGGCTATTTCAAAAAAGCAGGGCCATATTCTTTAGTCGATTTCAAAAAAATCTATTCAGACTGGGATGCCGTTTACCAAACCAAAGGTTGGGGAACCATCTATTTAGGCAATCACGATCAACCTAGAATGGCAACAAGATGGGGAAATGATTCTCCTGAATTTCATGATTATTCCTCTAAATTGCTGACTACCTTTTTACTATCAATGAGAGGAACTCCTTATTATTATAACGGAGATGAAATAGGAATGGTAAATGCCAAGTTTGACAAAATTGAAGATTATCGTGATATTGAAGTTTTTGCTGAATACGAAAAAGTAAAAAATGCAGGCGGCGATTTAAAACAATTCATTGAAGATCAAAAAACCGGTGGAGCCAGAGACAACGGAAGAACGCCTTTTCAATGGAATGCTTCCGCAAATGGTGGATTCACGACAGGAACTCCTTGGATAAAAGTAAATGACAATCACATTACTTTGAATGCTGAAGCGCAAGATAAAGACCCCAACTCGGTGTTGAATTATTTTAGAAAAATGGTCAAACTTCGTAAAAATAATCCTGTGCTGGTTTATGGAAAATATACACTTTTGGACAAAGACAATCCAAATGTATATGCCTACACCAGAGAATTGGATGGCAAGAAAGTATTGGTACTATTGAATTTTAGCGCTAAAAATGCTTCCGCAAATACTGGAATCAACATCTCGAAAGCCAAAGTTTTAATCAACAATTATGCAACGCCATCAAAAACGGGAGAACTTAGACCGTATGAAGCGATACTTTACCAACTTTAA
- a CDS encoding SusC/RagA family TonB-linked outer membrane protein has translation MKNSLQKGLMVFITMLCTSLIYSQDISGLVTDASGPLPGVSILVKGTKTETQTDFDGRFTIKNVGSDAVLVFTYIGLKTQEVSVGGKSTINVKMAQDQSQLNEVIVVGYGSVKKKDATGAVDMLSSKQFDNISATSPSELLRGKVSGVQVTQTSGEPGAGVSVRIRGNSSIRSGNNPLYVVDGVPLDGGDVSSGGSDVAGLGSSSARNPLNFINQNDIESISVLKDASSTAIYGSRGANGVIVITTKKGKTKVPTLTFNSSMRFSTMSGDFRLLNGDEFVAAGGPDKGSRSYNWEDAILRSGFTSNNDVSISSGSDSSNTRLSLGASSTDGIVKNTGIDKYTASFNNTNDFFGGVLKIDTNILYAGLKDQTTLISNDAGYIGNLIGTALYWNPTLPIYQPDGSYTFVAEDYLNPVQLLNAYDDHTQTNKVLGSVAATLKLGSHFKYKFLFGVESSNSVRKRQLLPTMKINSQDLIKNDPANGGIAKRGFAEISGISKFNKTIEHTLTYDNNFSDNVSLNALAGFSYYSYDTEGSNARGVGYVPEQTLLVDNIQGGIAQEFRTTSFKNRIELQSYFAKAEVTLYKNLIINGSIRADGSTKLGADNKWGYFPAVGAAYKIINSNDGALNDIKVRGNWGITGNQEFPVNSALNKANYGNGGSPQTVSGANSELRWETTTSYGVGLDFAFLNNRLSGSLDYYKRDTQDLIAPVPQATAQPGPGSNRSVNLPGNLINDGIEVALNYKIIDKDDMSWDFGINAAFLKNKMTNFGSVSLLAGGINGQGLSGANAEIIKDGYPLYTYFLYDFKGYDATGNSIYAAADGSDTGLGNADKKLLDKQPLPKINLGFNTSFKYKNLDAGVSFYGAFGHYLYNNTANAYFFKSALYGGRNVTPEVGSSPQNGSDPNSPSTKYLESGDFLRLGNLTVGYTFKGAFMDKIKLSSARLFVSGENLFVITSYSGFDPEVDTNKALNGVPSAGMDYLSYPKDKSFSVGLNVTF, from the coding sequence ATGAAAAATAGTCTACAAAAAGGCTTAATGGTTTTCATAACCATGCTATGTACTAGCTTGATATATTCGCAAGATATATCAGGATTGGTGACTGATGCGAGTGGCCCACTCCCTGGGGTTTCGATATTAGTGAAAGGAACAAAAACGGAGACACAAACTGATTTTGATGGAAGATTTACAATTAAGAATGTGGGTTCAGACGCAGTCTTAGTCTTTACTTACATTGGACTTAAAACTCAGGAAGTAAGTGTTGGGGGTAAAAGCACTATAAATGTAAAAATGGCACAAGATCAGAGCCAATTGAATGAAGTTATTGTTGTAGGTTATGGCTCTGTAAAAAAGAAAGATGCAACTGGTGCTGTAGACATGTTAAGTTCAAAACAATTTGACAATATTTCAGCAACTTCTCCATCAGAATTATTGAGAGGAAAAGTGTCAGGGGTACAGGTGACACAAACTAGTGGTGAACCAGGAGCTGGTGTTTCGGTTAGAATTAGAGGAAACTCATCTATTCGTTCTGGAAATAATCCATTATATGTTGTAGATGGTGTTCCATTAGACGGTGGAGATGTTTCGTCAGGAGGTTCTGATGTGGCAGGATTGGGATCTTCTTCTGCAAGAAACCCTTTAAACTTTATCAATCAAAATGATATCGAAAGTATTTCTGTTTTGAAAGATGCTTCTTCAACTGCAATTTACGGGTCTCGTGGAGCAAATGGAGTTATTGTGATTACAACCAAAAAAGGAAAAACAAAAGTTCCTACATTAACATTTAATTCTTCTATGAGATTTAGTACAATGTCAGGAGATTTTAGATTGTTAAACGGAGACGAGTTTGTAGCCGCTGGAGGGCCAGACAAAGGATCTAGATCTTACAACTGGGAAGATGCTATTTTAAGAAGTGGATTTACTTCTAATAATGATGTATCCATAAGCAGTGGGTCAGATAGCTCTAATACAAGACTTTCATTGGGTGCAAGTTCTACAGATGGAATCGTAAAAAATACGGGGATCGATAAATATACTGCTTCATTTAACAATACAAATGACTTTTTTGGTGGAGTACTTAAAATAGATACGAATATTTTATATGCAGGACTTAAAGATCAAACAACTTTGATAAGTAATGATGCTGGATATATTGGAAACTTAATTGGAACTGCTTTGTATTGGAATCCTACTTTACCGATATACCAACCAGATGGTAGTTATACATTTGTTGCGGAAGATTATTTGAATCCGGTTCAATTGTTAAATGCGTATGATGACCATACGCAAACAAACAAAGTACTTGGAAGTGTTGCAGCAACTTTGAAATTAGGTTCTCATTTTAAATATAAATTTTTATTTGGTGTTGAATCATCTAATTCAGTTAGAAAAAGACAGTTATTACCAACAATGAAAATAAACAGCCAGGATTTAATTAAAAATGATCCTGCTAACGGAGGTATTGCAAAAAGAGGTTTTGCAGAAATATCAGGAATAAGTAAATTTAATAAAACAATAGAGCACACATTGACTTATGATAATAATTTCAGTGATAATGTATCTCTTAATGCATTAGCTGGTTTTTCTTACTACTCTTATGATACAGAAGGTTCTAATGCAAGAGGAGTTGGTTATGTGCCAGAACAAACATTACTTGTTGATAATATTCAAGGAGGTATTGCTCAAGAATTTAGAACTACTTCATTCAAAAATAGAATTGAATTACAGTCTTATTTTGCTAAGGCAGAAGTTACATTGTATAAAAATTTAATTATTAATGGTTCAATACGTGCTGATGGATCTACAAAATTAGGAGCTGATAACAAATGGGGTTATTTCCCAGCAGTTGGAGCGGCTTATAAAATCATCAATAGTAATGATGGGGCTTTGAATGATATCAAAGTAAGAGGTAACTGGGGTATTACTGGAAATCAAGAGTTTCCTGTGAATTCAGCTCTTAATAAAGCCAATTATGGAAATGGTGGTTCCCCACAAACAGTTTCGGGTGCAAATAGCGAATTACGTTGGGAAACTACCACTTCATATGGGGTAGGTCTTGATTTTGCATTTTTAAATAATCGTTTGTCAGGATCATTGGATTATTACAAAAGAGATACTCAAGATTTGATTGCGCCAGTACCACAAGCTACTGCGCAACCAGGGCCAGGATCTAATAGAAGTGTTAATTTACCTGGAAATTTAATCAATGATGGTATTGAAGTTGCTTTGAACTACAAAATTATTGACAAAGATGATATGTCTTGGGATTTTGGAATAAACGCTGCTTTCTTGAAAAATAAAATGACTAATTTTGGTTCAGTTTCTTTACTGGCAGGTGGTATCAATGGACAAGGTTTGTCAGGTGCTAATGCTGAGATTATAAAAGACGGATATCCCTTATATACTTACTTTTTGTATGATTTTAAAGGGTACGATGCTACTGGTAATTCAATTTACGCAGCAGCTGATGGATCAGATACTGGTTTAGGTAATGCGGATAAAAAATTATTGGACAAACAACCTTTGCCAAAAATTAATCTTGGATTTAATACTAGTTTTAAATACAAAAATTTAGATGCTGGAGTTTCTTTCTATGGTGCTTTTGGTCATTATTTGTATAATAATACTGCCAATGCTTACTTTTTCAAAAGTGCATTGTACGGGGGTAGAAACGTTACTCCAGAAGTTGGTAGTTCTCCACAAAATGGAAGTGATCCAAACTCACCTTCAACTAAATACTTAGAAAGTGGAGATTTCTTGAGATTAGGAAATTTAACTGTTGGTTATACTTTCAAAGGAGCGTTTATGGATAAAATAAAATTAAGTTCAGCTCGTTTGTTTGTAAGTGGTGAAAACTTGTTTGTAATCACAAGTTATTCTGGATTTGACCCAGAGGTGGATACTAATAAAGCCCTTAACGGAGTTCCTTCTGCAGGTATGGATTATTTATCATATCCAAAAGACAAGAGTTTTTCTGTAGGACTTAATGTAACATTTTAA
- a CDS encoding carbohydrate kinase — MKATNQKISVVCFGEVLFDVFPTHKKIGGAPLNVAIRLASLGIQSQIISRIGNDEIGKELLEYIKDHKVNSDSIQVDENLKTGEVIVELNEKGSASYTINYPAAWDKIIGTLEDEIIVKKADALVFGSLVCRDAISKNTLFELINYAKYTVFDVNLRAPFYTKEVLNHLMHEADFIKFNDDEIYEISDYLQSPFHSLEQNILFMAEQTNTKHICVTKGNHGAVLYYNNQFYYNSGYKIKVADTVGAGDSFLAGLLSKLLAKEDPQKAIDFACAIGALVAQKEGANPKINESTIDSFMNPIKK, encoded by the coding sequence ATGAAAGCAACAAATCAAAAAATCAGTGTGGTATGTTTTGGAGAAGTCTTGTTTGACGTTTTTCCAACTCATAAAAAAATAGGAGGAGCTCCATTAAACGTGGCTATTCGACTGGCTTCATTGGGAATACAATCTCAAATAATAAGCCGAATAGGAAATGACGAAATAGGAAAAGAATTGCTAGAATATATTAAAGACCACAAGGTAAATTCGGATTCCATACAAGTTGATGAAAATCTAAAAACAGGCGAAGTCATTGTAGAATTAAACGAAAAAGGTTCCGCTTCGTACACCATTAATTATCCTGCTGCTTGGGATAAAATTATTGGCACACTAGAAGACGAAATTATTGTGAAAAAAGCTGACGCATTGGTTTTTGGCAGTTTAGTATGTAGAGATGCCATTTCGAAAAACACTTTATTTGAATTAATAAATTATGCAAAATACACTGTTTTTGATGTCAATTTACGAGCACCATTTTATACTAAAGAAGTACTCAATCATCTGATGCATGAAGCCGATTTTATAAAATTCAATGATGATGAAATTTATGAAATCAGTGATTATCTACAATCACCCTTTCATTCATTGGAACAAAACATTCTTTTTATGGCCGAACAAACCAACACCAAACATATTTGCGTGACCAAGGGTAATCATGGAGCCGTTTTGTATTATAACAATCAATTCTATTACAATAGTGGTTACAAAATAAAAGTGGCTGATACTGTTGGAGCTGGTGATTCCTTTTTGGCTGGCCTTTTAAGTAAATTATTAGCCAAAGAAGACCCGCAAAAAGCTATCGATTTTGCTTGCGCCATCGGGGCATTAGTAGCACAAAAAGAAGGAGCCAATCCTAAAATCAACGAGTCAACTATAGATTCTTTTATGAATCCAATAAAAAAATAA
- a CDS encoding glycoside hydrolase family 32 protein yields MQLKIHRILFALSFNLLALLFSCKKKENTNTITIATTEAIATDSNLFYKEPFRPQFHFSPEQKWMNDPNGLVFYKGTYHLFYQYFPGDIVWGPMHWGHATSKDLIHWKHHKIALFPDKLGLIFSGSAVVDINNTSGLGSVENPPMIAIFTYHNMEIEKAGKINTQSQGLAYSLDEGETWTKYKGNPIIGNKSLKDFRDPKVFWNRETKLWNLTLVAGDHAQFYSSKNLIDWTYMSQFGKNSGAHGGVWECPDLFKLKVENSTAEKWVLLISINPGAPNGGSGTQYFIGDYDGKSFKTNQKDIKWIDYGTDNYAGVTYNNAPNNERIFIGWMSNWLYARNTPTKNWRSAMTLPRKLSLEKIGTNYILKNCPIQQLKTIIIPEYSEELLNIQANKKIAFEYNHLNQSQIDFKALAKNLKLTFSNEVNDSLVLIYDRKMNSFSIDRTHSGLVNFEADFGKSIHKTETPNLTTTTLDYQIILDWSSIEIFLNDGVYAFTEQIFPNKPYTKLSIQSDENQEIKNLSIAKIKGIWDTNTLLKTTKK; encoded by the coding sequence ATGCAATTGAAAATCCATCGGATATTATTCGCTTTGTCATTCAATCTACTTGCATTGCTTTTTTCCTGCAAAAAAAAAGAAAATACCAACACAATAACTATTGCTACGACGGAAGCAATTGCAACAGATTCTAATTTGTTTTACAAAGAACCCTTTCGTCCACAATTTCATTTTTCCCCCGAACAAAAATGGATGAATGATCCAAACGGTTTGGTATTTTACAAAGGAACCTATCATTTGTTTTACCAATATTTCCCAGGTGATATTGTTTGGGGACCAATGCATTGGGGACACGCCACCAGTAAAGATTTAATTCATTGGAAACATCATAAAATCGCCTTATTTCCAGATAAATTAGGCCTTATTTTTTCTGGAAGCGCCGTTGTTGACATCAATAACACTTCAGGACTAGGCTCTGTTGAAAATCCACCAATGATTGCCATTTTTACTTATCATAATATGGAAATCGAAAAGGCTGGAAAAATAAATACGCAATCCCAAGGTTTGGCCTACAGCTTAGACGAAGGAGAAACTTGGACTAAATACAAAGGAAATCCGATTATTGGAAACAAGAGTCTGAAAGATTTCAGGGACCCAAAAGTATTTTGGAATCGAGAAACAAAACTTTGGAATTTAACACTCGTTGCAGGTGATCATGCTCAATTTTATAGTTCAAAAAATTTAATTGATTGGACTTACATGAGTCAATTTGGCAAAAACAGTGGCGCTCACGGCGGTGTTTGGGAATGTCCCGACTTGTTCAAACTAAAGGTTGAAAATTCTACAGCAGAAAAATGGGTTTTACTCATCAGTATCAATCCTGGGGCTCCAAATGGAGGTTCCGGAACACAATATTTCATAGGCGATTATGATGGAAAAAGTTTTAAAACCAATCAAAAAGACATTAAGTGGATTGATTACGGAACGGACAATTACGCTGGTGTGACGTATAATAATGCTCCAAATAATGAACGCATTTTTATTGGCTGGATGAGTAATTGGTTGTATGCCAGAAATACTCCAACAAAAAATTGGAGAAGTGCCATGACCTTGCCCAGAAAACTTTCGTTAGAAAAAATAGGTACTAATTATATTCTTAAAAACTGTCCAATCCAACAATTGAAAACAATTATAATCCCTGAATATTCAGAAGAATTATTGAACATTCAAGCAAATAAAAAAATAGCTTTTGAGTACAATCATCTTAATCAATCTCAAATTGATTTTAAAGCTTTAGCCAAAAATTTAAAATTGACGTTTTCAAATGAAGTCAATGACTCATTAGTTCTTATTTATGATCGTAAAATGAATTCCTTTTCAATAGACAGAACCCATTCTGGATTAGTCAATTTTGAAGCCGATTTTGGAAAATCAATTCACAAAACCGAAACACCAAATCTAACAACAACAACTTTAGATTATCAAATTATTTTGGATTGGTCCTCTATAGAAATTTTCTTAAATGACGGAGTTTATGCCTTTACGGAACAAATTTTCCCAAACAAGCCTTATACTAAATTAAGCATACAATCTGATGAAAATCAAGAAATCAAGAACCTGAGTATTGCTAAAATAAAAGGCATTTGGGATACAAACACTTTATTGAAAACCACTAAAAAATAA